A section of the Roseovarius sp. W115 genome encodes:
- a CDS encoding PQQ-dependent sugar dehydrogenase, translated as MDRRTLMVSAAALGTCAVLPNPVFALSSSAGTLQVEEMARGLDNPWSVGFLPDGSVLITERDGRLLRLSKGGLAEVAGVGQIAAVGQGGLLDVMVPKDFSESRELYFTFAKRQGNGAGTAVARARLGETAERLDRWDVIFEITPGSSGGRHFGSRMVEGRDGYLYFTVGDRGDRPSSQDLARENGSVLRIARDGGIPSDNPFTQTTGARPAIWSWGHRNPQGAALDLEGNLWVSEHGAKGGDEVNHVRKGANYGWPVISYGRHYSGEKIGIGTEADGMEQPEFYWDPSMAPSGMMIYSGKLWPEWRGSIFVGSLKFDYLARLDGNPLQEVEQFKGRETERVRDVREAPDGSIWVLSAGRGALYRLTP; from the coding sequence ATGGATCGCCGAACCCTGATGGTTTCCGCAGCGGCACTTGGAACATGTGCTGTACTACCGAACCCCGTGTTTGCTTTGTCCTCTTCTGCAGGCACCCTGCAGGTTGAAGAGATGGCGCGCGGGCTGGACAACCCCTGGAGTGTCGGATTCTTACCGGATGGCTCAGTTTTGATTACAGAGCGCGACGGGCGGTTGCTGCGTTTGTCGAAGGGCGGACTTGCCGAGGTGGCCGGGGTCGGCCAGATCGCGGCGGTCGGGCAGGGCGGACTTCTGGACGTCATGGTGCCCAAGGATTTTTCAGAAAGTCGTGAGCTGTATTTCACTTTTGCCAAGCGGCAGGGCAACGGCGCTGGCACGGCTGTGGCGCGCGCGCGGCTCGGCGAAACTGCGGAGAGGTTGGACAGGTGGGATGTGATTTTCGAGATCACACCCGGCTCTTCTGGCGGTCGGCATTTTGGCTCTCGCATGGTCGAAGGACGTGACGGGTATCTCTACTTTACCGTGGGAGACAGGGGAGACCGGCCTTCGTCTCAGGATCTTGCGCGAGAGAACGGATCGGTCCTGCGCATCGCGCGAGACGGTGGCATTCCATCTGACAATCCCTTCACACAAACCACAGGCGCACGTCCGGCGATCTGGTCCTGGGGGCATCGCAATCCGCAAGGGGCGGCGCTGGATCTTGAGGGCAACCTCTGGGTCTCCGAGCATGGGGCGAAAGGCGGCGACGAGGTTAATCACGTGCGCAAGGGTGCCAATTATGGCTGGCCTGTCATCTCTTATGGTCGGCACTATTCGGGAGAAAAGATCGGCATTGGCACCGAAGCAGACGGCATGGAGCAGCCTGAATTCTACTGGGACCCGTCCATGGCTCCATCGGGCATGATGATTTACTCAGGCAAGCTCTGGCCCGAATGGCGCGGGTCGATCTTTGTTGGATCCCTCAAGTTCGACTACCTCGCCCGGCTTGATGGTAATCCGCTGCAGGAGGTCGAACAATTCAAAGGCCGCGAAACAGAACGCGTGCGGGACGTGCGCGAAGCACCGGATGGATCAATCTGGGTTCTGTCCGCTGGGCGTGGAGCTCTTTATCGGTTGACGCCTTAA
- the dxs gene encoding 1-deoxy-D-xylulose-5-phosphate synthase encodes MTRPHTPLLDEVSSPADLKQMSDAQLAQVAHELRAETVAAVSETGGHLGAGLGVVELTVALHHVFDAPRDKIIWDVSHQCYPHKIITGRRDRIRTIRQKNGLSGFTKRSESPYDPFGAAHSSTSISAALGFAVARDLGGACETGHGDAIAVIGDGAMSAGMAFEAMNNAGHLGKRLIVVLNDNEMSIAPPVGALSSYLSRLYAGEPFQEFKAAAKGAVSLLPEPFQEGARRAKEMLKGMAVGGTLFEELGFSYLGPIDGHDMDQLLPVLRTVKARATGPILIHMLTKKGKGYAPAEASRDGGHATAKFDVVTGEQKKAPSNAPSYTKVFAEALLDHAAEDDKICAITAAMPDGTGLDLFDKRYPSRCFDVGIAEQHAVTFSAGLAAGGMKPFCALYSTFLQRGYDQVVHDVAIQRLPVRFAIDRAGLVGADGATHAGSYDVAYLSNLPGFTVMAAADEAELKHMVATAVAHDTGPIAFRYPRGEGQGVDMPERGEVLEIGKGRMIREGSKVALLSFGTRLGEVLTACEALEAKGISPTVADARFAKPLDEDLVLDLAARHEALITIEEGAIGGFGSHVAQCLAENEVFDRGLKFRSMVLPDVFIDQASPADMYTVAGLNAEDIEAKILDVLGVARIDSKRA; translated from the coding sequence ATGACACGCCCGCACACGCCCCTGTTGGACGAAGTTTCCAGCCCCGCTGATCTGAAACAGATGTCTGACGCGCAGCTGGCGCAAGTGGCGCATGAGCTGCGCGCGGAGACGGTTGCGGCCGTGTCCGAGACCGGTGGGCACCTTGGGGCCGGGCTGGGCGTGGTGGAACTGACTGTGGCCTTGCACCATGTTTTTGATGCTCCACGTGACAAGATCATCTGGGATGTGAGCCACCAGTGTTATCCGCACAAGATCATCACCGGGCGACGGGACCGCATTCGTACGATCCGTCAAAAGAACGGGTTGAGTGGGTTCACCAAACGCTCAGAGTCGCCCTATGACCCATTTGGCGCGGCGCACAGTTCAACATCGATCAGTGCCGCGCTTGGGTTTGCGGTCGCGCGTGATCTTGGCGGGGCGTGTGAGACCGGGCATGGCGATGCGATTGCCGTGATTGGCGATGGTGCCATGTCAGCAGGCATGGCATTTGAAGCGATGAACAATGCCGGGCATTTGGGCAAGCGGCTCATTGTGGTTCTCAATGACAATGAAATGTCGATTGCCCCGCCTGTTGGCGCGCTCAGCTCATATCTTTCACGTCTCTATGCCGGTGAGCCCTTTCAGGAATTCAAAGCCGCCGCCAAGGGCGCTGTTTCCCTCTTGCCCGAGCCGTTTCAGGAAGGCGCGCGACGCGCCAAGGAAATGCTCAAGGGCATGGCCGTGGGGGGCACGCTTTTTGAGGAGTTAGGCTTTAGCTATCTCGGCCCGATTGACGGCCACGACATGGATCAGCTTTTGCCCGTGTTGCGAACAGTGAAGGCGCGGGCCACAGGACCGATCCTCATTCATATGCTCACCAAAAAGGGCAAGGGGTACGCACCCGCCGAGGCAAGCCGGGATGGCGGACATGCGACGGCAAAATTCGACGTGGTGACGGGCGAGCAGAAGAAAGCACCCTCCAACGCGCCGAGCTATACCAAAGTTTTCGCCGAAGCGTTGCTCGACCATGCCGCTGAAGATGACAAGATCTGTGCGATCACGGCAGCGATGCCCGATGGCACGGGGCTTGACCTGTTTGACAAACGCTATCCGTCCCGGTGCTTTGACGTGGGCATTGCTGAACAGCACGCCGTGACATTCTCAGCCGGTTTGGCGGCGGGGGGCATGAAACCCTTCTGTGCGCTCTACTCAACCTTCCTGCAGCGCGGCTATGATCAGGTGGTGCACGATGTTGCGATCCAACGTCTGCCAGTGCGATTTGCCATTGATCGCGCAGGGCTGGTGGGGGCCGATGGCGCAACCCATGCAGGCAGCTATGATGTGGCATATCTGTCAAACCTGCCGGGCTTTACCGTGATGGCCGCCGCCGATGAAGCAGAGTTAAAGCACATGGTGGCAACCGCCGTGGCGCATGACACAGGGCCGATTGCCTTCCGCTATCCGCGTGGGGAGGGGCAGGGTGTAGACATGCCCGAGCGCGGCGAGGTTCTGGAGATCGGCAAAGGCCGGATGATCCGCGAGGGATCAAAAGTGGCTCTTCTATCTTTCGGCACAAGGCTTGGTGAAGTGCTCACAGCATGTGAAGCCCTGGAGGCCAAGGGCATTTCACCTACCGTGGCGGATGCCCGGTTTGCCAAGCCGCTGGACGAAGATCTGGTGTTGGATCTTGCGGCCCGGCATGAAGCGCTCATCACCATCGAAGAGGGTGCCATTGGCGGCTTTGGCAGCCATGTGGCGCAGTGTCTGGCGGAAAACGAGGTCTTCGACAGAGGCTTGAAGTTCCGCTCAATGGTGTTGCCGGATGTGTTTATCGATCAGGCAAGCCCAGCGGATATGTACACTGTGGCCGGCTTGAATGCCGAAGATATCGAAGCCAAGATCCTCGATGTGCTGGGCGTCGCCCGGATCGACAGCAAGCGCGCCTGA
- a CDS encoding polyprenyl synthetase family protein has protein sequence MLQDALAADAARIQTCLDTHITGETDLSAAMRHALAGGKALRGFLVMETARLHGIEADRAVYPAAGIEALHAYSLVHDDLPCMDDDDLRRGQPTVHIKWNEATAVLVGDALQSLAFEMVLHPDGVADVAARSELGLRLARAAGQQGMVLGQALDIAAETADVPLNLEEITTLQAGKTGALFGWAATAGAVMANADPGPLQNYAAALGLAFQIQDDVIDETGDEGTVGKAVGKDAAAGKATFVSLLGLEEAKSRASDLVEQACDSLSLYGESAETLRHLARFVISRQA, from the coding sequence ATGCTGCAGGATGCGCTGGCGGCGGATGCTGCCCGGATCCAGACCTGTCTGGACACACATATTACGGGTGAGACGGACCTTAGCGCTGCGATGCGCCATGCGCTTGCAGGGGGTAAAGCCCTGCGCGGGTTTCTGGTGATGGAAACGGCCCGTTTGCACGGCATCGAGGCGGACCGTGCCGTTTATCCCGCAGCCGGGATCGAAGCCCTGCATGCCTATAGCCTTGTGCATGATGATCTTCCCTGCATGGACGATGACGACCTGCGGCGTGGTCAGCCAACCGTGCATATCAAATGGAACGAGGCCACAGCAGTGCTGGTCGGTGACGCACTGCAATCTCTGGCCTTTGAAATGGTGCTGCACCCCGATGGTGTGGCAGATGTCGCCGCCCGGTCTGAATTGGGTTTGCGGCTTGCACGTGCGGCAGGACAGCAAGGCATGGTTCTGGGACAGGCACTTGATATTGCCGCGGAAACTGCAGATGTCCCGTTGAACCTTGAGGAAATCACCACACTTCAGGCTGGCAAAACCGGTGCCCTCTTTGGTTGGGCCGCGACAGCGGGGGCTGTGATGGCGAATGCTGATCCTGGGCCTTTGCAAAACTATGCCGCCGCACTTGGCCTGGCGTTTCAGATCCAGGACGATGTGATTGACGAAACCGGCGACGAAGGCACCGTTGGCAAGGCTGTGGGCAAGGACGCAGCAGCGGGCAAAGCCACATTCGTGTCTCTGCTTGGGCTGGAGGAGGCAAAAAGCCGCGCCTCGGACCTTGTTGAACAAGCCTGTGACAGCCTATCTCTTTATGGTGAATCCGCAGAAACCTTGCGACATCTGGCGCGCTTCGTTATCTCGCGGCAGGCCTGA
- a CDS encoding exodeoxyribonuclease VII small subunit, whose product MTDTPIPEMSFEDAMKALEEVVSRLERGDVPLEQSISLYERGAALKKRCEDKLKEAEEKVAAITLDADGTPKGTTPVEGL is encoded by the coding sequence ATGACCGACACGCCCATTCCCGAGATGTCCTTCGAGGACGCCATGAAAGCGCTGGAAGAGGTGGTGTCGCGGCTTGAAAGAGGCGATGTGCCTCTGGAGCAATCCATTAGCCTTTACGAACGTGGTGCGGCGCTCAAGAAGCGCTGCGAGGACAAGCTGAAAGAAGCTGAGGAAAAGGTCGCGGCGATCACGCTGGATGCCGATGGCACGCCCAAGGGAACGACACCTGTCGAGGGTCTTTGA
- a CDS encoding phosphotransferase: protein MTAKFEAASAEDPIFETADPSEIIRHVEGKRVILRGMLGVRPTVFRVFLSDPEACLRDWNELQRVWTYMNAGDAQVCRPLACAAKAGILALADIPGTPLLELLYDSAPDKRAEWLKPAAHWLRTYTSPTETLAEVDTRQWIARAERGLEAQAFNRLRKLEQSILSETTRLAGAIARKDWRKAISHGDFHPNNLIAEKTRLTGIDCGGSLPAPIYKDMARFLMHMGRRGMIPSGKMWLGVDAEGLDAFADTFAMDEVERNVILPFFLGAEALMRAETRDLSKSRIRRAQDMSEALLEDLKAIGT, encoded by the coding sequence GTGACGGCAAAGTTTGAAGCAGCCAGCGCGGAAGACCCAATTTTTGAAACCGCCGATCCAAGTGAGATCATACGCCATGTCGAGGGCAAGCGCGTGATCTTGAGGGGTATGCTGGGGGTGCGCCCAACAGTCTTTCGTGTCTTTCTGAGCGATCCCGAGGCGTGCTTGCGTGATTGGAACGAACTGCAGCGTGTATGGACCTACATGAACGCAGGCGACGCGCAGGTCTGCAGGCCTTTGGCCTGTGCCGCGAAAGCCGGAATTCTGGCTCTTGCCGATATCCCGGGCACCCCTTTGCTGGAGCTGCTCTATGATAGTGCGCCGGATAAACGCGCTGAATGGCTCAAACCGGCGGCGCACTGGCTTCGCACTTATACCTCTCCGACCGAAACCCTTGCCGAGGTCGACACACGGCAATGGATTGCACGCGCTGAACGGGGGCTGGAGGCACAAGCGTTTAACCGGCTGCGCAAACTGGAGCAGAGCATTCTCTCAGAGACCACGCGCCTTGCCGGCGCCATAGCTCGCAAAGACTGGCGCAAGGCTATCAGTCACGGGGATTTCCATCCCAATAATCTGATTGCCGAGAAGACGCGCCTGACTGGCATAGATTGCGGTGGTTCGCTGCCTGCGCCGATCTACAAGGATATGGCGCGGTTCCTGATGCATATGGGACGGCGCGGGATGATACCCTCGGGCAAAATGTGGCTCGGGGTCGACGCCGAAGGTCTTGATGCTTTCGCCGATACATTTGCAATGGATGAGGTCGAACGCAATGTGATCCTGCCCTTCTTTCTCGGAGCAGAGGCACTGATGCGCGCTGAAACCAGAGATTTGTCGAAATCGCGTATTCGACGCGCGCAGGACATGTCCGAGGCGCTTCTTGAAGATCTGAAAGCCATTGGGACATAG
- a CDS encoding helicase HerA-like domain-containing protein, producing the protein MENSIFLGGGGVDYAEKQGLTLKYANRHGLIAGATGTGKTVTLQILAEGFSSAGVPVFLSDVKGDLSGLAAAGSEGFKLHEAFMKRADQIGFDDYRYEAFPVTFWDLFGEQGHPVRATVAEMGPLLLSRLMQLSEAQEGVMNIAFRVADEQGLPLLDLKDLQSLLVWVGENSGDLSLRYGNVSAQSVGAIQRSLLVLENQGGTQFFAEPALDLDDLMSVAPDGRGQINVLAADKLMGAPRLYATFLLWLLSELFETLPEVGDPDKPKLVFFFDEAHLLFEDAPKALVDKVEQVARLIRSKGVGVYFITQNPDDVPEDILGQLGNRVQHALRAFTARDRKALERAAETYRPNNRFDTVDAIRDVGVGEAVTSMLEDKGVPGIVERTLIRPPSSKLGPIDDATRKHVLATSPVAGKYETPLDRKSAFEMLQDRAEKAAKEAEDAEARAEEQSAAEREFNAGRRYSGSRVERSSSRSRKKTESFGGAVLDVVVKELKGTTGRRIVRGILGGLFKGR; encoded by the coding sequence TTGGAAAACAGCATCTTTTTGGGCGGCGGCGGTGTGGACTACGCCGAAAAACAGGGGCTCACGCTCAAATATGCCAACCGCCATGGCCTTATTGCGGGCGCGACGGGCACCGGGAAAACCGTGACGCTCCAGATTTTGGCCGAAGGATTTTCATCTGCCGGGGTGCCGGTCTTCCTGTCGGATGTGAAAGGCGATCTGTCTGGTTTGGCCGCAGCGGGCAGTGAAGGGTTCAAACTGCATGAAGCTTTTATGAAACGCGCCGATCAGATCGGCTTTGACGATTATCGCTACGAGGCCTTTCCAGTCACCTTTTGGGATCTTTTTGGTGAACAGGGCCATCCGGTACGCGCCACAGTTGCCGAAATGGGCCCACTGCTTCTCAGCCGTCTGATGCAGCTCAGTGAGGCGCAGGAAGGAGTGATGAACATTGCATTTCGCGTAGCCGACGAGCAGGGTCTTCCGCTTCTGGATCTCAAGGATCTGCAATCCTTGCTCGTGTGGGTCGGTGAAAACTCCGGCGATTTAAGCCTGCGATACGGCAATGTCTCGGCCCAGTCCGTTGGAGCGATCCAGCGCTCCTTGCTTGTTCTGGAAAATCAGGGCGGGACACAGTTCTTTGCCGAACCCGCCCTTGATCTCGATGATCTGATGAGTGTGGCCCCGGACGGGCGCGGGCAAATCAATGTGCTGGCGGCGGACAAGCTGATGGGCGCGCCGCGGCTTTATGCAACCTTTCTGCTCTGGCTTTTGTCCGAGCTGTTTGAAACACTGCCCGAAGTCGGCGACCCGGACAAACCCAAACTGGTGTTCTTCTTTGATGAAGCGCATTTGCTCTTTGAGGATGCCCCCAAAGCGCTCGTCGACAAGGTCGAACAGGTGGCGCGACTGATCCGGTCCAAGGGGGTTGGCGTCTATTTTATCACGCAAAATCCAGACGACGTGCCAGAAGACATTTTGGGTCAGCTTGGCAACCGGGTGCAGCATGCTCTGCGCGCCTTCACCGCGCGGGATCGCAAGGCACTAGAGCGCGCAGCAGAAACCTATCGCCCGAACAACCGTTTCGACACGGTGGACGCCATTCGAGATGTCGGCGTGGGCGAGGCGGTGACCTCGATGCTCGAAGACAAGGGTGTGCCCGGGATTGTGGAACGCACGCTTATTCGTCCCCCGTCCTCCAAGCTTGGTCCGATTGATGATGCGACACGCAAACACGTGCTCGCGACGTCACCAGTGGCTGGAAAATACGAAACACCGCTGGATCGGAAGTCTGCCTTTGAGATGCTTCAGGACCGCGCTGAGAAAGCGGCAAAAGAAGCCGAAGATGCAGAAGCTCGCGCCGAGGAACAATCCGCCGCCGAACGTGAATTCAATGCTGGACGGCGGTATTCGGGGTCGCGCGTTGAGCGGTCAAGCTCGCGGTCTCGCAAAAAGACCGAGAGCTTTGGTGGTGCCGTTCTGGATGTGGTTGTCAAAGAACTCAAAGGCACCACAGGTCGGCGGATCGTGCGCGGCATTCTCGGCGGGTTGTTTAAAGGGCGGTAA
- a CDS encoding invasion associated locus B family protein, which yields MPTFIRTLPLIALLSMGSALWAQETETSEAEPAQTEETAQEAQPEAPAEPSNPEAGLDLGREVTNDEEAYIKETYGDWQLQCFRSEAGEDPCQMYQLLREDAGNPVAEFTIFKLPGNGQAVAGATIVVPLGTLLTEGLKLSVDGGTVKGYSYSFCSLVGCFARIGFTEQDIASFRAGVAATLTLTPAQAPDQQVVINASLSGFTAAYNEVSVAGTQN from the coding sequence ATGCCCACATTTATTCGTACATTGCCTTTGATTGCGCTTCTCAGCATGGGATCGGCGCTTTGGGCACAAGAAACAGAAACCTCCGAGGCGGAGCCGGCGCAAACGGAAGAAACGGCACAAGAGGCTCAACCCGAAGCACCTGCCGAGCCGAGCAACCCGGAAGCAGGGCTGGATTTGGGCCGTGAGGTCACGAATGACGAAGAGGCCTATATCAAGGAAACCTATGGCGACTGGCAACTTCAGTGTTTCCGCTCTGAAGCCGGGGAGGATCCGTGCCAGATGTACCAGTTGCTGCGCGAAGACGCGGGCAACCCGGTTGCTGAATTCACCATTTTCAAGCTTCCCGGGAATGGACAGGCCGTAGCGGGCGCGACCATCGTCGTCCCCCTTGGCACGCTGTTGACTGAGGGGTTAAAGCTGTCAGTGGATGGAGGCACGGTTAAAGGGTACAGCTATTCCTTTTGCTCGCTGGTTGGATGCTTTGCCCGTATCGGCTTTACGGAACAGGACATCGCGAGTTTTCGCGCAGGCGTCGCCGCTACGCTGACACTCACTCCCGCGCAGGCTCCGGATCAGCAGGTTGTGATCAACGCATCGCTGAGCGGCTTTACTGCGGCCTATAACGAAGTGTCCGTGGCTGGCACACAGAACTGA
- a CDS encoding class I SAM-dependent DNA methyltransferase has product MSDNKVLSSYKATSPKDKMATYDTWADSYERDLCAMGYRLPAITAGAFARYVAPDTGPILDAGCGGGIQAEALALMGYGPLIGLDLLNGMLEVARAKGIYSELHQGALGPQLDLSDNSMGAVLCIGTITPNHAPPDSLDGLIRVARPGAAIVFSLRDDPAQDPAYPDRVEALTNAGAWRAIWSSDSFGSMPYGAEEVTHRLHVYIKTAR; this is encoded by the coding sequence ATGAGCGATAACAAAGTTCTGTCGTCTTACAAAGCAACCTCTCCAAAAGACAAAATGGCCACCTATGACACTTGGGCCGACAGCTATGAGCGCGATCTCTGCGCGATGGGGTATCGCCTTCCAGCCATCACTGCAGGAGCTTTTGCACGATATGTGGCGCCCGACACAGGGCCCATCCTGGATGCCGGGTGCGGGGGCGGCATTCAGGCGGAAGCCTTGGCACTGATGGGATACGGCCCGCTGATCGGTTTGGACCTGTTAAATGGCATGCTGGAGGTGGCGCGGGCCAAGGGCATCTATTCCGAATTGCACCAAGGCGCTTTGGGACCACAACTGGACCTGTCCGACAACAGTATGGGGGCGGTATTGTGTATCGGGACAATTACGCCAAACCACGCACCACCCGACAGCCTGGACGGGTTGATCCGCGTTGCCCGTCCTGGGGCGGCTATTGTGTTCAGCCTGCGCGATGATCCAGCGCAGGATCCGGCCTATCCCGATAGGGTTGAAGCCCTCACCAACGCGGGCGCATGGCGCGCGATCTGGAGCAGCGATAGCTTCGGCTCCATGCCGTATGGTGCTGAGGAGGTCACGCATCGCCTCCACGTCTACATAAAAACCGCGAGGTAG
- a CDS encoding FAD-dependent oxidoreductase encodes MQSHARVVVIGGGNMGAGVLYHLAHMGWTDCVLLEKSELTSGATWHAAGLVSRMVGGQSLGAMHDYAVDLYKKIEAETDVGVSWHNCGSLRVATSPDHMDWINHIRDAVLARGQQAEIISAAEVASLNPLYDVEAAGVLGAIYTPDDGHVDPSGTCQAMVKGARQQGAKVIRKCRVTHTRQLPSGAWQVVTDQGTITAEHVVNAAGYHARQLGAMAGLDLPITTMLHHYVVTDAVPEFEDMAHEIPVTRDDHFCGYIRREQGSALIGLYDKQDPQAVWLDGCPWDSANELFEPNWDGITPWLENCFERMPALMNRGIKRVVNGGITYTPDGAMMLGPAPGLRNYWLACGATVGIAWGPGAGRALAQWMIEGSADVSTRAFDPRRFGIWADAEYAHKRAAEDYTLRQAMPYPQHQRDSCRGIKTSGAHDRTASLGATFEEAGGWERPRFYAPEPLSWRRSSAFEQVAAECQAVRQRVGLSDLSAFAKFHIEGPQAETWLNAVCANHMPRAGRTCLTLLLNRKGTIEGEATIARTGPDSFYFVTGAPSERRVWDWLTLHCGVPMDDVLITNATDKTGILALAGPRARDVLAACTSDDVSNDALRWLGCKELTVADTPVLALRLSFTGELAYELHASNAQLGALWDALWAAGQSHAIAPFGTKALDSLRLEKFYRGGHELANDASHKDVGQERFAATDKAFIGRDAMLARAPQSRIALLALEGEDTDALMGEAVFKGGKPVGSVTSAAYGHTVGQSLAIAFLTEDARQPGTDLDVSILGRRVKARVLPEAPWDAKNERLKV; translated from the coding sequence ATGCAAAGCCACGCGCGTGTCGTCGTCATCGGGGGTGGCAACATGGGGGCAGGCGTGCTGTATCACCTCGCACATATGGGGTGGACCGATTGTGTGTTGCTGGAGAAGTCAGAACTCACGAGCGGGGCCACCTGGCACGCCGCCGGTTTGGTCAGTCGCATGGTCGGGGGCCAATCCCTTGGCGCGATGCATGACTATGCGGTCGATCTTTACAAAAAGATCGAGGCGGAAACCGATGTCGGCGTAAGCTGGCATAACTGCGGGTCGCTTCGCGTCGCCACAAGCCCCGATCATATGGATTGGATAAACCACATCCGGGATGCTGTTTTGGCACGGGGGCAGCAGGCCGAGATCATCAGCGCAGCCGAGGTCGCCAGCCTGAACCCACTTTACGATGTCGAGGCAGCCGGAGTCCTGGGCGCGATCTATACGCCCGATGATGGGCATGTGGATCCGTCCGGCACATGCCAGGCGATGGTCAAGGGCGCGCGTCAACAAGGCGCGAAGGTGATCCGCAAGTGCAGGGTGACCCACACGCGCCAGTTGCCGTCGGGCGCGTGGCAGGTGGTGACCGACCAAGGCACAATCACGGCCGAGCATGTCGTCAATGCGGCGGGCTATCACGCGCGACAACTCGGAGCGATGGCAGGGCTGGACCTGCCGATCACCACGATGTTGCACCATTATGTCGTGACCGATGCGGTGCCCGAGTTTGAGGACATGGCGCACGAAATCCCCGTCACGCGCGACGACCATTTTTGTGGTTATATTCGCCGAGAGCAGGGCTCTGCGCTCATAGGTCTCTATGACAAACAGGACCCGCAAGCGGTTTGGCTGGACGGGTGTCCCTGGGACAGCGCAAATGAACTTTTTGAGCCCAACTGGGACGGGATCACGCCATGGCTTGAGAACTGTTTTGAACGGATGCCAGCGCTGATGAACCGGGGCATCAAGCGGGTGGTGAATGGCGGTATTACTTACACCCCGGATGGGGCGATGATGCTGGGGCCGGCGCCGGGGTTGCGCAACTATTGGCTGGCCTGTGGAGCAACGGTTGGGATTGCCTGGGGGCCGGGCGCGGGCCGCGCTCTGGCGCAATGGATGATCGAAGGCTCTGCTGATGTGTCAACTCGCGCCTTTGATCCACGCCGCTTCGGCATCTGGGCCGATGCCGAGTATGCTCACAAACGGGCGGCCGAAGATTACACGCTCCGCCAAGCGATGCCTTATCCGCAGCATCAACGGGACAGCTGTCGAGGCATCAAGACATCTGGCGCGCATGACCGAACCGCATCTCTCGGTGCAACTTTCGAAGAGGCCGGAGGCTGGGAGCGCCCGCGTTTCTATGCGCCCGAACCATTGAGCTGGAGACGCAGTTCAGCCTTCGAACAGGTTGCCGCCGAATGTCAGGCCGTGCGCCAGCGCGTCGGGCTGAGTGATCTCTCTGCCTTTGCCAAATTTCACATCGAAGGCCCGCAGGCCGAGACCTGGCTCAACGCCGTCTGCGCGAACCATATGCCACGTGCGGGGCGCACCTGTCTGACCCTTTTGCTTAATCGCAAAGGCACAATCGAAGGTGAGGCGACTATCGCCCGAACAGGGCCTGACAGCTTTTACTTTGTCACCGGCGCGCCATCAGAGCGGCGTGTCTGGGATTGGCTGACCCTGCATTGTGGCGTGCCGATGGATGATGTCCTGATAACCAATGCGACAGATAAGACGGGCATTCTTGCGCTTGCCGGCCCCAGGGCGCGTGACGTGCTTGCCGCCTGCACAAGCGATGACGTGTCAAATGACGCCCTGCGTTGGCTGGGCTGTAAAGAGCTTACCGTCGCTGACACACCCGTACTGGCCCTGAGGCTTAGTTTCACTGGCGAACTGGCCTATGAATTGCATGCTTCAAACGCGCAACTGGGTGCGCTTTGGGATGCGCTTTGGGCAGCGGGTCAATCTCATGCGATTGCGCCGTTTGGCACCAAGGCATTGGACAGCCTGCGGCTTGAGAAATTCTATAGAGGCGGGCACGAGCTTGCCAATGATGCAAGCCACAAGGATGTGGGCCAAGAACGATTTGCTGCGACGGACAAGGCTTTTATCGGCCGCGATGCGATGCTGGCACGTGCCCCGCAAAGCCGCATCGCGCTGCTTGCCCTTGAGGGGGAAGACACCGACGCCCTGATGGGCGAGGCGGTGTTCAAAGGGGGAAAGCCGGTTGGCTCCGTGACTTCAGCTGCATATGGGCATACCGTGGGTCAGTCACTGGCCATTGCGTTTCTTACCGAAGATGCGCGGCAGCCAGGCACGGATTTGGACGTGTCGATCCTTGGCCGACGCGTCAAGGCGAGGGTCCTGCCGGAGGCACCGTGGGATGCCAAAAATGAAAGGCTGAAAGTATGA
- a CDS encoding cupin domain-containing protein produces MSYSGLTSTDYMGFEDHLLSANLDGQLALGISTYQPGGNTGDELYTHSGEEAGLVLKGEVDLHLDGKVFRLEAGDSFSFAASLPHRYSNPGDIEAQIVWANTPVSLRR; encoded by the coding sequence TTGAGCTATTCCGGCCTGACATCAACGGACTACATGGGGTTTGAGGACCATCTTCTGTCTGCCAACCTCGACGGACAGCTTGCCCTCGGCATTTCGACATATCAGCCGGGTGGCAACACGGGCGATGAGCTTTACACCCATTCGGGCGAAGAGGCCGGGTTGGTTCTGAAGGGAGAGGTCGACCTGCATCTGGACGGTAAAGTGTTCCGGCTGGAAGCCGGGGATAGCTTTTCCTTCGCAGCCAGCCTGCCGCATCGCTATTCCAATCCTGGCGATATCGAGGCTCAGATCGTCTGGGCCAACACACCTGTCAGTCTTAGAAGGTAA